The Pelomicrobium methylotrophicum nucleotide sequence GCTCTTTGGCAACGCCTTGTGGCAGGAGTACTGTGCGCTGCTCGCGCGCGAGGGGTGGAGCCAGGAGACGACTGCCGAGGAGCGGCAAGCGGTGCTGGCGGCGCTGGCTGCCCGAGGCGAGTGGGTGACCATCTACTACCTCTGGCGTCCCAATCTGCCCGATGAGGCGGACAACCATTTGGTCGAGCTGGCCTTGGCGGGTGGCGCCGCGGGGATCGTGACCCACAACGTGCGCGACCTGCTGCGCGGCGAACTGAAGGTCGAGACGTTGCGGGTGGTGACGCCCGCGCAATGTCTGGAGGTCTGGCCATGACAACGTTGAGCATTCGACTGCCTGAAGAGACGGCGCGGCGACTGAAAGCGCTGGCGCGCAGCCGGGGGGTGAGCGTCAATAAACTGATCGAAGAGTTGAGCGCGCGCGCCTTGGCCGCCTGGGACACGGAGAACCATTTTCGTGCGCTGGCAGCCAACGGCGACATCGAACGCGCGCTCGCGATTCTTGATCGGCTGGATGCGCAGGATCGGCGCGCGCAGTAAACCACCAGCGACTTCATTGATCGGCATAGGGGGCGGCGGTGAGCCGCTCCCCTGCCCCACCACCCGGCATGCGGGTCCGCACCGGGCGGTTCGAGAAGTTGAGGTCATAACAGGAGGAACATCGCGCGCTGCTGGCTGTGGGGGAGGACTGTCTCAAGGGCAGCCAATATGACTGGCTCACCAACCCGGACAACATGACCCGCAGCCAACGAAACCGCTTCTGTGCCCTGCGGGATAGCAGCCTGAAGACGGCGCGCGCGCCTGGGCCATCAAGGAATTCGCCATGGGTCTGTGGCACTACACGAGCCGCACCTGGGCGGCCAAAGGCTGGGCGCGCTGGCTGTCCTGGGCGGTGCGCAGCCGCCTTGCGCCGGTGAAAAAAGTGGCCGCGACCATCAAGAAGCATCTGTGAGGCATCATCAACGCCGTCGTCTTGAAGGTCCACAACGGCCACGCCGAGAGCATCAACAGCCGCATCCAGCGCATCAAAGCCCAAGGGCGGGGTTTCCGCAATCGGGAGCGCTTTCGCAATGCCATCTACTTCCACCTCGGTGGCCTCGACCTCTACCCGGCTCAGGTCAGGAAAGCTAATTCAACCCACTCGATCAGGTGATGACCCCATTTTTTGAACAGTCATGTGGCAGGAGGGGGAATGATCGACCCGGCAAGCCAAGCCCAATTGAAGGAGGCCATCGCAGACTGTATCGGCACCGATCAAGGGGTGTTAGACGCGCTGCGAGAAGAGATCCGCCCCCTGAAGAGCGCCACGCGCAGCATTCAGCCACGGGCGACGACGTCAATCTCGCTCGTCGGCACTGATGGCGGCAACAACCAGCTCCAGTTCGACCCTTTCCTGATCCAATTGGTCCGTATCGTAGACAGCAGCAACAACGAGTACTGTCTTGAGGTGGTATCCCCTACGACGCCAATTCAGAGACTCAACGAGCGTCAGTTCAACGCCGACGGGTCGCCCCGGACGGCGCTGGGCGAGATGATGGCCTTTCTGGGGGTGGATACGTTGCCGGCGCTGTCACACATGATTCGGCCGACTGACAAGGGTGAGCCGGTCTCCCCCAGCTGGGTCCAGGTATACCGGGAACTGGTCGAGTGGGCGATTC carries:
- a CDS encoding PIN domain-containing protein, yielding MVRLVVDTNVFVAALRSGGGAAREVLRRCLTGRYRPLFGNALWQEYCALLAREGWSQETTAEERQAVLAALAARGEWVTIYYLWRPNLPDEADNHLVELALAGGAAGIVTHNVRDLLRGELKVETLRVVTPAQCLEVWP
- a CDS encoding CopG family transcriptional regulator, coding for MTTLSIRLPEETARRLKALARSRGVSVNKLIEELSARALAAWDTENHFRALAANGDIERALAILDRLDAQDRRAQ